The Arthrobacter zhaoxinii sequence TACCGAAAGGAGGAACGGGCGCACCCGCTGCGGGTGCGCCCGTTCCGGCGTTCCGGGGGCTGCTCCTGCCCCGGAATGCTCAGAGATCGCGGTAGAGTCCCTCTTCCTGCTCCAGGTAGATATCCAGCAGCCGGCGGGCATGCTCGCCCGCGGCGCCCTCCTGCGCCAGTCCGTCCTTCATGGTCTCGGCCTGGGCGGCACCGCTGGGGAACGGCGGCAGCAGCGGCACCGCGGGATCGGTGACCACCTCGATCAGGAACGGCCGCGTGGCGGCGAGCGCCACGTCCCAGGCCTCGCCCAGCAGTTCCGGATCCTCCACCCGGATGCTTTCCAGCCCCAGCAGCTTGGCGTACTCGGCGTACGGAAAGTCCGGCAGCGACTGGCTGGCCTCGAACCGCGGATCGCCCTCCATCTCACGCTGTTCCCACGTGACCTCGGCCAGCTCACGGTTGTTGAGCACGCAGAGAACGAAGCGGGGGTCCTCCCACTTCTGCCAGAGCCGGCTCAGGGTGATCAGTTCGGTCACTCCGGCCATCTGCATGGCGCCGTCGCCGGAGAGCGCCACCACCGGACGGTCCGGGTACGCCAGCTTCGCGGCCAAACCGTACGGCACGGCGCAGCCCATGCTGGCCAGCGTGCTGGACAGGTGCGCGGGCACGCCTTCCGGAAGGTGCAGGTGCCGCGCGTACCAGTACACGGAACTGCCGACGTCGACCGCCACCTGCGCGTTGTCCGGCAGGCGCCGGTTCAGCTCGTACACCACGCGTTCCGGGTTCACCGGATCGGCGGGCGTCATGGCCCGCGTCCGGGCCAGCTCGTGCCAGCGGCGGACGCTTTCCTCCACCTGCCGCCGCCAGGGCGCGTCCGGCCGGGCTTCCAGCAGCGGAATCAAGGCGTCCAGGGTGGCCACGGCGTCTCCGGTGATGCCGACCTCCACCGGGTAGCGGTTGCCGACAGCGGACGCATCCCGGTCAATCTGTACTCCCCGCGCGGTCCCGGGCTTGGGATAGAACTCCGTCCACGGATCGCTGGATCCGATGATCAGCAGGGTGTCGCAGTTGTCCATCACGTAGCCGGCGGAACTGGTGCCCAGATGCCCCATGGTCCCGGCGGAAAGCGGCAGTGTTTCATCCACGTACGGTTTGCCGAGCAGGCTGGTGGTGATGCCGGCACCGATCTTGTCGGCCAAAGCGTAAACCTGTGCGCGGGCATCGCGGGCACCCTGCCCCACCAGCAGGGCCACCCGCTCGCCGGAGTTGATCACTTCCGCGGCGGCCCGGATATCCGCTTCAGCCGGTGAGGTCCGCGCGGGGCTGAACACCGGGACGGTGTTGAGGATGCCGTGCTCCTGTTCCAGTTCCGGCGCCGGTGCCTGCTGCACATCATGCGGAATGATGACGACGGCGGGCGTTCCGGTGGCCAGCGCCTTCTTGAATGCGCGGTCCAGCACCAGCGGAACCTGTTCAGGGGAGTTGATCTGCTGGCGGAACGCCGAGGCCACGTCCCTGGTCAGGTTCATCAGGTCCACTTCCTGCATGTAGGAGGACCCCAGCACGCTGCGGGACTGCTGGCCGACGATGGCCACCACGGGCGCCCCGTCCAGCCGCGCGTCGTACAGGCCGTTGAGCAGGTGGATCGCGCCGGGGCCCTGCGTGGACATCACCACACCCACTCCGCCGGTGTATTTGGCATGTCCCACGGCCATGAAGGCGGCGTTTTCCTCGTGCCGGACCTGGATGAACTCGGGGTCGCCGCTGCGGCGCATGGCACCCAGGACGGTATTGATGCCGTCTCCGCTGTAGCCGAACACCCGGTCCACGTTCCAGGCCTGCAGGCGTTCGACAATCAGATCCGCTACGAGCCGCTCGCTCATGGTTTTCCCTTCCGCGCTGTCCGCCCGGCCGGTTGCCAGCCCCGGCCGACGCAACAAATGATCAGGCTGCTTATGGTCAATGCCTATCAACCTATCCCAGAAGGCTTCGCTGGGTACCGGTGCACCGTTATCCTCGTCCCATGCCTAAGGTCATCTATTACGTTGCCTCCTCCCTGGACGGTTTTATCGCTACGGAGGACAACCGCCTGGACTGGCTGCTCCAGTTCGGTTTCGAGGCCTTCCAGGACCATTACAACCGGTTCATGGCCGACGTCGGCGCCGTGGTGATGGGCGCGGAAACCTACCGCTGGCTCCGGGCGGAGGAGCCGGAGAGCTGGGAGTATTCGCAGCCGTGCTGGGTGCTCAGCCACCGGGAGGAACCGGCTCCGCCGGAGGGTGACATCCGGTTTGCCTCGGGGGACGTCCGGGAGGTCCTGCGGGAAGCCCGTGACGCGGCGGGAGAGCGCAACATCTGGATGGTGGGCGGCGGCAACGTGGCGGCCCAGTTCGCCGAGGCCGGCCTGCTGGATGAATTGTGGGTGACCTACATGCCGGTGGCCTTGGGCAGCGGGAGGCGGCTCCTGCCGGTGTCCGGGCCCACCGCGCCCATGCGCCTGCTTGCCGCTACCTCCTTCGACGGCGGGGCGGTCGAACTCCGTTACGGCGTATCGAAAGCGCAATAGCCCGGCGTTTAGGGCACCGGCAATGCGGCACTTACCGTTTTCGCGGACATTTGACAGACATTCTGCACTCGCACGGCGTAAATGGTGGCTGATTTGTTGTCACGATGCTTGTTTACATTCCGGCCCGTCCGCCACGGCATTCCAGCCGCGACCCGGCTGGCCGTTTATACCCAAGCGGACCTGTAATGTTTGCTGTGACTCCGCTCATGGTATTGCGGGCACGGCATAAGAAAAGCAGGCGTACAGGTAAATGAAGACTGATATCCGCACCCGGAACAACGTTCAAGTGCTGGGACGAGCGGACGGGCCAGTGCTGCTTTTCGCCCATGGTTTCGGCTGCGATCAGGGAATGTGGTCACGGGTGCTGCCCCGCTTCACCGATGACTTCAAAGTGGTCCTCTTCGACCATGTAGGGGCGGGCGGTTCCGATCTGGATGCCTACACCCCGGCTAAGTACTCCACCCTGGACGGCTACGTGGCCGACGTCCTGGAACTGTGCGAGGACCTGGACCTGCAGGACGTCACCTTCATTGGTCACAGCGTCAGCGCCATGATGGCCATCGCGGCCGGTGCCACCGCGGCCGAGCGTCTTGCCCGGATCATCCTGGTTGCCCCGTCGCCCAGCTACATGGACTATCCCGAGGACGGCTACGTGGGCGGCTTCAGCCGGGCCGATCTGGATGAACTCCTCGAATCCCTCGACACCAATTACCTGGTCTGGGCCGCCGCCATGGCCCCGGTGATCATGGGCAACCCCGCCGCACCGGCCCTGGGCACCGAACTCGAAGGCAGTTTCTGCCGGGTCAACCCGGGCATCGCCCGGCAGTTCGCCCGCGTGGCGTTCCTGACCGACGTGCGGAGCCTGCTGCCCAAGGTCACCGTTCCCTCGCTCATCATGCAGGCCTCAGCGGACCTTCTGGCCCCGGACCATGTGGGCCGCTACCTGCAGGAACACCTCCCGCAGAGCACCCTGGTCCAGATGAAAGCCACCGGCCACCTCCCCCACGTGAGTGCACCGGAGGAGACCGCGGACATCATCCTCGGCTACCTGCAGCAATCAAAGTAGACCGACCGTGGACCTGGATTTCCAGCTCGATTACCGCGCCCTGTCCCAGTCCGCTCCGTCGGGGTATTTCGTCACCCTGGCGGACGGTACGGTGGTGGACGCCAACGGCACGGCACTACGGTGGATCGGCAAGACCCTGGAAGAGGTCCGCGGCACCAGCCTGTTGAAGCTGCTGCCCGTGGGCGACCGGATTGTGTACACCACCCATGCAA is a genomic window containing:
- a CDS encoding alpha/beta fold hydrolase — its product is MKTDIRTRNNVQVLGRADGPVLLFAHGFGCDQGMWSRVLPRFTDDFKVVLFDHVGAGGSDLDAYTPAKYSTLDGYVADVLELCEDLDLQDVTFIGHSVSAMMAIAAGATAAERLARIILVAPSPSYMDYPEDGYVGGFSRADLDELLESLDTNYLVWAAAMAPVIMGNPAAPALGTELEGSFCRVNPGIARQFARVAFLTDVRSLLPKVTVPSLIMQASADLLAPDHVGRYLQEHLPQSTLVQMKATGHLPHVSAPEETADIILGYLQQSK
- a CDS encoding thiamine pyrophosphate-requiring protein, which codes for MSERLVADLIVERLQAWNVDRVFGYSGDGINTVLGAMRRSGDPEFIQVRHEENAAFMAVGHAKYTGGVGVVMSTQGPGAIHLLNGLYDARLDGAPVVAIVGQQSRSVLGSSYMQEVDLMNLTRDVASAFRQQINSPEQVPLVLDRAFKKALATGTPAVVIIPHDVQQAPAPELEQEHGILNTVPVFSPARTSPAEADIRAAAEVINSGERVALLVGQGARDARAQVYALADKIGAGITTSLLGKPYVDETLPLSAGTMGHLGTSSAGYVMDNCDTLLIIGSSDPWTEFYPKPGTARGVQIDRDASAVGNRYPVEVGITGDAVATLDALIPLLEARPDAPWRRQVEESVRRWHELARTRAMTPADPVNPERVVYELNRRLPDNAQVAVDVGSSVYWYARHLHLPEGVPAHLSSTLASMGCAVPYGLAAKLAYPDRPVVALSGDGAMQMAGVTELITLSRLWQKWEDPRFVLCVLNNRELAEVTWEQREMEGDPRFEASQSLPDFPYAEYAKLLGLESIRVEDPELLGEAWDVALAATRPFLIEVVTDPAVPLLPPFPSGAAQAETMKDGLAQEGAAGEHARRLLDIYLEQEEGLYRDL
- a CDS encoding dihydrofolate reductase family protein, translated to MPKVIYYVASSLDGFIATEDNRLDWLLQFGFEAFQDHYNRFMADVGAVVMGAETYRWLRAEEPESWEYSQPCWVLSHREEPAPPEGDIRFASGDVREVLREARDAAGERNIWMVGGGNVAAQFAEAGLLDELWVTYMPVALGSGRRLLPVSGPTAPMRLLAATSFDGGAVELRYGVSKAQ